The Malus sylvestris chromosome 8, drMalSylv7.2, whole genome shotgun sequence genomic interval ACACTGTCTTTCTCCAAATCTTGAAAAAAAGACCGTGCTACTAAGTTATCAAAAATTGCTTGACCAACTTCTCCCTCATCTTTATCCCCTTTTGAATTAAGATAATCTTGTGCCATCCAAAGATTAATCAACTCATCCCTCTCAAACTTATGATCTTTAGGAAAACTAGCACAATACAAAAGACAACATTTGACTGCTGGCGCCAAATCATAATAACTTAGAAAAAGTGGTTGAAAAACTTCTTGCTCCACCTCTTCTCGATCCCATATCTTACTATTCAAGACATCTAGCCATTCCCTCTGTGTTTTCTTATTGTACATGAGACTACCTAATGCTTTTGCAGCAAGAGGTAAGCCCTTGCATTTCTTCACAATATCCCTACTAATATCTTCAAACGCCTTGGACTCTTCTACTTCTGTATCATCAAACGCCATGCAATTGAAGATTGATAAACAATATTCTTCCCTCAACCCTCCCAAATTGATCATTTCATTTTTTGCTCTCATCATATCAACGACCTCACGCTTTCGTGTGGTCACCAAAATTTTACTACCAGGAGCACCACTTTTGATTAGTGGTGCCCTTAATTTTTCCCACTTCTCACGGTCGTGGGTCCACACATCATCTAGGACAAGGAGAAACCTTTTGCCCTCGATGGATGTTGACATGCGGTGCAAGACACGATCCAACTCATTTGAGCTTTGGGCATCATCACCGCTTATAGCTTTGGCAATCTTAATCTCATCAAAAGGATCCGAGACACAAACCCATGCGCTCATCTCAAAATAGGCTTTAACATTGTCATCATTATAAACAAGTTGGGCTAGAGTTGTTTTTCCCATTCCCCCCATCCCTAGAATAGGGATGATAAGGAGCCCCCTCCGATCTTCTCCACCATCACTCAACAACTTTTTTTTCAGAATTTCTTTTTCCTCATCCCGACCAAATACCTCTGACTGGACGACAAAAGACGAAGTCCTCTGCCGTTCAGGTAATTGTTGAATGCCTCTTTCTGTGTGTAGAAACCCATACCTTTTACTTTGCTCATCAATCTCAGTTAGCCTACCATTCAGATCTTTTATCCTACTCGCAATTTTACTGCGAAAAATCACTTCTTTGGCTTTGCGAAAACAAAAGCAGCTAGAGGAAACAGAGAAAgttaccttcttcttcttcttctcctcctcagGAACAACAACATCTTCACCTTCTCGTTCTTGCTTCTCAACCTGTTGTCTCAGCATGTCAGTGTTCCACTCGTCCAGCACGTCCACCATCTGGAAGGATATGTCTTTGAGCCGATCCAACCAGATCCTCACGCCGGCCTCCTTGACTTGCCTTTGCTCTGCATCTTCGAGAACGGCTTGAATAGCTCTGAGATTGCCAGCAAATTCTTCAACATCTTTCTTGGCGTCCAAAACAAGTCTCACCTCTTCGTCAACGTACTCGTAAACTGTTGAAGCCAGCCGATCCAGTAGCGTGGAAATGATCCCGTCAGCCATTTTTTGAGCCTCCGCAAAATAGAAGAAATGATGTAGAAGAAATGCAGAATGGTCTGTAACGTTGCCTCTCTTGTATCCAGCTTGTATGATTATTCCAAGTCAATCAAGTAAATTAAAGTAAAGTGAGTGGTTGGTGTGCTGTCATATTCTGTGGAGGCCAATTCCAACGCACTCCGCGGAAACAAAGTAATCatgtgaaaaagaaaaggattaaaaatcatcaagccTTCATTAAGTTACCATTTATGAACGACAAGCGTACAATTATtacttggtattttttttttttggaagaaatTATTACTTTGCAATTTGTATTCAAACACTAGCTTTCTTTGGGAAGAGGATATCCTTTTTGTAGAGGTCTTACAGATTCTTACATTATGGTTGTTTATTATAAATTATACGatcaatttttgttaattattatttttttaattttaaataatttataaacatacgatatacgataaatggTTAAGATATGACGATGATTATAATCTTTTGAATCCGAATTGAAATCCAAAGCCCTGTTttttggaattggatcctcGCCAGATCTAATTgctggggatcctagggataaACCCACGTGGGCCGTTGATAAAAAATAGTACGGTCacaattaaatattttaaaagtaaaataatctCGTTTtacgtgaaaaataaaaaataaaaaaattataactgcACGATTTTTTATCAACGGCTATATAAGTTGATCCTTAGGATCCCCATGAAttagatccggcgaggatccaatTCCCTGTTTTTTGAGTTTATGTCGGCATTGCTTGTTTGAAACCATTTGTTTATTAATGATATGCATCGTTTCCAATTAAAAAATTACACTAGctctgtttttactttttattttgttgtgtgTAAATTTTCAGCTGGAGCATTACCAAGCTTGCTTGGTATTGTACGTCGTCTTTATTCGTTGGTTGGGTCGTGCAACTTTTCTCGTAAaatcttttaaataaaaataaatttttataacGTCATATAAACTTATAtactattttaaaattaaattataaattaaaattttaatcaatgtCATTTCAAGTAAAGTAAATTAAATGGTAGTGCGCTGTCATATTTTGTGGAGGCCAACTC includes:
- the LOC126631747 gene encoding putative disease resistance protein RGA3, which translates into the protein MADGIISTLLDRLASTVYEYVDEEVRLVLDAKKDVEEFAGNLRAIQAVLEDAEQRQVKEAGVRIWLDRLKDISFQMVDVLDEWNTDMLRQQVEKQEREGEDVVVPEEEKKKKKVTFSVSSSCFCFRKAKEVIFRSKIASRIKDLNGRLTEIDEQSKRYGFLHTERGIQQLPERQRTSSFVVQSEVFGRDEEKEILKKKLLSDGGEDRRGLLIIPILGMGGMGKTTLAQLVYNDDNVKAYFEMSAWVCVSDPFDEIKIAKAISGDDAQSSNELDRVLHRMSTSIEGKRFLLVLDDVWTHDREKWEKLRAPLIKSGAPGSKILVTTRKREVVDMMRAKNEMINLGGLREEYCLSIFNCMAFDDTEVEESKAFEDISRDIVKKCKGLPLAAKALGSLMYNKKTQREWLDVLNSKIWDREEVEQEVFQPLFLSYYDLAPAVKCCLLYCASFPKDHKFERDELINLWMAQDYLNSKGDKDEGEVGQAIFDNLVARSFFQDLEKDSVSGKITGCKMHDIVHDFVQSFTKNECLITEDVDGEIEALGEKVRHLTLTLRSKRRESLRFPPSNAYYNCKNLRSLSYFGSSIARIDSNFILQLKCLRTLNLSSSGISEVPKEIGELIHLRHIDLSWNRYLNILPDSICELYNLYTLRLCYCVSLEKLPDNMGKLISLKHLYVEKCYKLEYFPKVIQRLKKLKRIDECVVVCGEDEDKAALQVGDLRVLNLKGSLIIKLKGNVKDERELEKAQLWNMEKLFHLEIDCKDVQYKRTRSIVEILNGLRPHGNLESLGISYHSGTTCPNWIMYLHNLRIIYLHGWSEFKFLPPLGKLPYLEMLTLQFMEKVEKIGGEFLGIVDEDETSLKSSSSSFFPKLKQLTIIFMDALEEWEVGVEGWNKEDFEISIMPCLSSLKILFCKGIKTLPDFLCKTPLQDLIIKGCPMLSKRYKQDSGEEWPKISHIPNIKIS